The Nematostella vectensis chromosome 6, jaNemVect1.1, whole genome shotgun sequence region GTTTGTATGTAATCTTTTTCTCTGCGCCACGAAGCTGAAATACGGAGGGGGTCCTAGCTGTTACTGGTGCGGAAAGACGGTTTATGGTAACGAGAGAAACGACGAGGGTGGACGGACTTTCCATCGCTCCTGCTTCTACTGCTTTGATTGCAGAAAAGCCTTGGACTCTACTAATCTGTGCTCTCGGGTCAAAAATGGGTGTACGTTGATATgtgtctttgttttcttgttttattttatttttttttcccatgCTATCCTATGGGGGGTGAGGGTGGATGAGGTGTtgattggggagggggtggtgaAGGTTCTATGTGGACAATATAGATACAATCTGGACACAAGAAACGCACCAATAACTATCGAAAAACCTTGTCATCTATCTATTTATCTCTCCACAAACGAACTTGGTTTGCTCTCTCGTCGAAACGAGAGAGCAAACCAAGAAAGTAATGGTCGTGGTCAAAGGAAGGAACCAAACATCGAACAAGGCCGTAGAGGGAGCAGAGgtcgtggggggggggcatgatgTGGGTGCGGGTGTGGCTGGGTTCgttagggggtgggggtctcaAGGCGGTCGCAATGTTATTTCGAGACTGCTTGTTTTGGTATATTTTTCTTGCCTACCCACCCCTTTCAGCCAGACGTTTCTACTCTCCCACTAACCTGACTTGCTTTTCCTTCTCTCTCTCAGTCGAGCTCTTATGCAAGACCTGTTATGCCAAAAAGCACGGCCCCAAGGGGGTAGGGTTCGGGATTGGTGCCGGCGCTCTGCGCTTCACGTGATCAACATGGATGAAATGACGTCATTTATTCAATTGTCGCGTCGTAATCTTTCTATAATGGCTAACTCGTTAAAAAAGTACACAAACATGGGCGGTTATCATTCAAGCCTGAAATACATAGGATCTTCACTTATTTCTTCGTTCTCGTTTGTGCTTTATCTACTTTTTTTTGGattgtacattttttttcaaggaaAAATGTAAACAGTTTAATGGACATAATTTACAAGAGTTTGTTTTAAtctttaccccccccccccccctcatacTTTACTGATGACGTCCTTTCTTTGTTTCCTTAGCTTATCGATATAATATACACAAGAAATTTATCATTTTCCTTGTACCCCAAACACAGTAATATTATGTGTACACTTCCTGTCAAATTAACTTTCGATTTCATAAATAATTCCACCCCATCAATTCCTTGaggaataataataattgggTATGTAAAAGTGTACCGGCATGCACCTAGGGTTGAGCACAGGGGTTGCACccctattctttttttaaatgcaccccccccccctccccagctTATTGTCTGGCTATTTGATGGGATGCTGTTGACAAGATCCGCATTTGAAAGTCATCAATGTGTTAATGATTTAAGATTGACTGTTAAGGTTATCAGACTTAGCCTTGCCCTTTCTTGACACACAATGCCTTCAATAAActgatttattttgtttaataaaataatactagaagcaatttatttttgttccttTATAAACTTAAAAAACAGAGAAACCATGAAACGAAGGGTTAGTGCTCAGCCAATACAGTGGCtgcaaagaaaaaatgtcttgtataattaacaattataccatttccattgaggtgGTAATCAGTAATGGCGAAATATTAttagatatttttaaagccaCTATCCGCCGGAAtcgaaatggtataattgttttagtatataaaacgagCTTTAGAGCGATTTTCTTTTTGGACACACTTGCAAATCGGCGGCCGCCGATTGCATTTTATCCCGGGTTTTACCTCAACCAATGAAATCGCTTGTTCTTGCGTGGTTCCCGAGTTGTGTATACTAATGTATTATGGAAAATGTGCAAACCGAAATTGAATGACCACCCTATCTTTCAGCTCAAGCACTTCACTTCTCCGTGAGAACTTTTGGTATTAATATCAAAGttattctgttttttttttgttttttttttttttaccccctGTCCCCACAGTTCCATCAAACACTTCGTATGCGATGGCGGTACGGGCGTACCAAGCGCTTTATTTCAATCATTGATTCTACAGTTTGATCATGTGGGAAGTAAATTATACATTGTCATTCGGGGAGATATACTACATGACCTTGCATTGTGTTTCTATGTTCACCATTTCCTTAACGAACAGCGACTCCGTTATGGCTTTGGTCCGATGTCCGTACAAGTTCTAAAAGAGTATTATTATAAGATTTGCTAGCAGTAGTCTGTTGAGACGGGATGAGGTTCTCACTTGCCGGTGAGTTTGAGTGCACCGGCTCCTACGCCATACCCATAACCGAGTGCTCCGTAGTTCTTGGCGTAGCAAGCTAATGGTAAAGAGGTGTTCGAGTTAGAAAAATACGGGAAAATTTACTGTAATTAGTCGGTTATGGCCTCTAGGTTTATGCTGTAGTGTTACCCATCGATAGGACAATTCAATCTTTTTCATTTTCGAaacaaaagattttttttgcaatctcgtcctcagggtcttctgggtaattttcaatatggcgtctagcTCAcagacgccatattgaaaattacccagaagaccctggggacgagtcttctgggtaattttcaatatggcgtctagcTCAcagacgccatattgaaaattacccagaagaccctggggacgaggttgtTTTCTTTGCGCCTTTCGTCCCTAACTTTTATCCAGTGCCGCGCATGCCGAACATGACACAGGAGTCCCACCATGCAAAGTTTCTTAACAAAGCATTTCATTGTAATGAGACAAACGTAAAGTATTTCAAGGCTGACAAGATCTCGAGCTATAAGGGTCACACATCTTCCATGCTTTAGCTGTAGCCTTATCGAGTCATATACCTAGGCGATGATTTCATAAAAGTTGTATTCCTGTACCTGGGCAGTAGATTCCGCTCTCGTGGTCATTGACCGTTGTCGATTCCAGCTTCGACTTGCAATTAAAGCATGCGAAGCACTGTTTGTGGTATACCTGTGGATAGAAAACACATTTAGCGCGGGCCGGATTTGTTTTATCTAAAAAGTTTGACTTTTCATAAAACCAGCGCCGTGACAGCGGAGACGATTTCCGGAGATAATCAAAGCAATGGAAGCCGCATTGTTACCCATGCCCTCTACTAATtttgggtcagtacgcagctcctacaagctgcaatttgattgggcaaatgaacaatatccgcacctcgaaacaaaaaacgagaagaatagagacaaaagaactcctttgttaaacaaagataataggatacaaagcagctgcgtacttacggCTAATTTTCTGTCTgctttacccccccccccccccccccccccccccccaagctGCACATCGTTTCCTGCTTTTCCCTCCGCACTCACATTGTTGTTGCATGCAACTTTTTCAGCTTCGAACACCTCGTTGCCACAGGCCGGACAGATGCCCTCCTTCAGCTCGAAGTTCTCCTTCTTGGTCGGGAACCACACTTTGGGCGCCATGTTGGGCGGGGCTTCGCCGTACTTGCCCGTGTCCATGCTTAGGGTACCGGCGCCTAGACCAAAGCCGTACCCACGCTGGCCGAAATTGCGCGCGTAACAGCTTTTGCACCAGATGTCGCCTTCAACAACCACACAACAGAATTAATTAGCTTCATGATGTGCATGGTGCTTTAGATTTGTATTGCGTTGAACGCTTGAATGAGTGGAAactatttgttattatttgtaaTTATTTGAAGGCTTTAGTTTATAGAACCAAACCCTAAAAATCCCACTTTTTGTTAAGGGTGAGCGTACAAACACAAGCTCTGGACAAATTCCCACCGCAGCACTGAACCCCTACACTTCCTACCCCAGTACCTCTCTTGGACAATGGTACCTTGGCCTGCTAACGAACATTTTCTCGTCCCTCTCCCCTTGACACTTACCTTATAAAATCCCGGACTTGTAACGTACCGTTTCTCCCCGTCCCTGCCCCTAAACAGACACACCCTGcagcccctctcccccccccccccccccctctcccggTTTGTCTGGTATACCGTTTCCTTCGCAGCAGTTGGTGCTCTCGAGCTTCTTCCGGCAGCGAACCTCAGCGCAAGCGAAGCAGCTCTTATGCCAGCGCTTTCCAGCCATACTTATCCCTTCCGCGTGGTAGCACATCTTATCACAACGACCGCATCTCATTGGAGCGCCTTCGGACATGGTCTGTGGTCAAAACAATAGCATTAGAACCCAGGGTCTCACATCCGGGGCCTCGCTGTCAGTAGAAGAGAGGGGTAAGGGAGGGGAGCTCGAGCGCATCTACCAACAACGAGGGACTAGGTTCCAGAGGATGTGTATTAAACAAAGATCTAACGTGGTGTTGAAACAGGAAAGCGAGATTTTGTATAACCAGACAGAGATCTTGGCGGTTTCGggatttgttttcattttgaatattgaaatatctagtcattttaaaaatatcattaGATTATTCCATGCTTGAGCAATAAAATGAAGCTTATTCATGTGAGATGGATTGAATTTCACAGTGATTCAAATCAGATTCGTCACGCAAAAAGAATCTAGAGTCTttattaaaatacaaaaaaatgcaataaaaacaCTTACTAATTGTTGAATGATTGATCTAGAAGAAACAAGCTATCATATCATCGCCTTCAACAAATTTCAGCACGAGAGTATAAATATTggagaaaacatttttaaatgttcaTCGATTATGCGAACCATCTTATCAATCTCACTCTTAATTCCACAATTATATCTAATTAGCAAAACAGataaaagggtttttttacatacaaaaaaaaacagataaaaacaATCATGTTCCTCTTGCTTTCAGTTAAACCCCCAAAACGAAACAATTAGCTGATTCTTGTTCCTTCTATAGGTTTGTTTGTTTGGCAAAAGTCAGATATTCTTtgtaatgttgttgttttcgcTGTGGTGTGATACAGTGAAAACATGTCACACCAAAACCGCAGAGGTCAACAAGTTTAATGGTTTTATATGCTAAGTAAATCTTTCTCAATATGTTCGCTATTGTGGAAACTGTTTAATCGTTATCGACTTCTAAAAAAGCCTAGTACATTCAGTAACTATTGAACGGATATTTGAATAATTTTAACTTAAAATCGCGCACGCAACTAAGCTAGGTGCGCAAAAATTCGGGTCTAATCTACACAATCAATAGATATCACTCCATGTCTGCTGGGTGACTCGCAGGATTACTCAAACTATTAATCTCGGCAATATAAAAATTATCACTGTGATAGTACAACCAAGCTTGCTTGGACCACCTTAGCACGCCTAAAAAGTAACAACACTGTCTAGATTCCTAATGCTAGCAAGCAGATCTTCGTAATCTATAAGCATGAGTGGTCTTATTACCCGGGGTTGGATTACGGGACCACTGATGCAAGGCTGAAAAGAAATCAGTTGAATTGATAGAACGCTTGTCAAAGATCTCCAGGGATCGCTTGTTTTGTAAAAATGAAGGGTTTTAGTGATTAGCACATGCATGGTGAGTTGACTGGGGATATTTGCACTGATGTGAGGCATACAGTTACCGCGAACCGGCAAACATATGGCAACACATCCCAGACGAATCcgataaaattataaaaatgcaCCCTGAGTGCATGCATAAATGAAGCAAAGCTAAATACGCAACTCTTGTCTATTCTTTTTGATGATTTTGCAAGGCAAAAATTGCATCATATAgttaacagaaaaaaaggccAGTCGAATTCAATTGACTTCAATTGAATAGTATTTAAAATGTATCGTACACAGGAAGTTTAATTAAATTTCCTTCCCCTAATACGCATCGAGGGAGGTAATGACTGTACTTACGATTTTTTTGGAGTAAGTCTACTAGTCTCCCTGGAAGATCTGACGAGGGGTGGATGGCTTTGCGCTTGGTGTGCCTACAGAACGCTGCCGCACACGGGTATTTGCATCGACAATTTAACAGCTATCGTGCATTCAATGTCCACGCCTTGTCCGTAACCTCCGGCTGTTTGCAACGACCATGACACTCCTGTTCTACCAATGCCCTTCCCGGGACTCTTACTAACCACTCAGAACAGAGCGTAATGCATCATGAACCAATTAGAATTCATCATGGTGCAAAAAGGTCTTCGATATTTGACTTTTGTTTCAGTGGCATTCGATGCCGCTGTCGTGAATAGAGGTCATAGCTGGGATTCCATTGTGTCTTTGCTATATATGGCATTGCACGAATAAGGGGTGAACCAAAGGCTTGAACCAAACGCACCGCTAAATACTTTATGCTCTTAAGACGTGACGTAGGTCTTGGGGCAAGAAATGCGATCTTCAATTTGCGCAAGTTGGCTTTAGATCTTTACACTTGTCATCTGAAAGTACATAGCGTTGTTTGCATATTGCTACTGAAATTGAAACTGCAACACTAAAATCGAATGCCTTTATTGCTATCGTTTGCTGTGTCCTTTATCTGCATAGGGATAAGATAACAACTAAACGCATATACATAGACTGTTACCAAGGATTTACTCCTCAGCCCCGAAGCTGACAAGCTGACGTTCACCTGGGTCAAGCTAAAGAAATAACAGAGACCGTTACCACTTCTCTCGCTACAAACCTCCTTAGGACGTATCTTACACCTCGTGAAGATTGATGGGAAGGAAGAAGAGAGCGCGCAATGGCTTGTGGGTTTGACGAATATTTCCCGCTTTAGGATTCCCGCTTTTTTTTGTGATCGCATTTGACGTCGCCCAAAAGGCTACTTATGAATTGTCAGTGGTTTATTCATCATTCCACCATTTGAAAGAGACGGGTACAGTCTGAAGAGTCCCAAGAAAGATTGGGTGGTTTTCTTGGCCTCTTGGGCATCCATCCCATAAATAAACAACATAGAGCTCCAACCGTTAGCTTGGCCCATTGCATATTAAGCCTTCGCGGCTACCACCCGAACGTCTAATGCCGTATAAAAAAAGGTCACGCCCAGCGTTTAGTATCCCGCTTAGCCTTTAGTATCCCTAGGTGGTCACGAAAAGTGACACCACGACGGTGAGAACTGATTGCGCTTTAGATTGGAATTAAGAATGAAATTGTCGTTTTGCGTTTCGAAAAGTTTATGGGCTTGTCATGAGCTTATTCCATAGCTTCGCTCCAacttatggtggtggtgaagaGTATTTTCGTCTTGAATCGGGATCGAATATTCTATCGTGTTCCGTGATTGGGCTATTTTTACTTTCGTAACTCGTGATTTCGCATGGCTCATATCGTGAAATGAGACCGTAGACGCTGAGAATAATTAAAACACGAAATTCGTGTAACGAGAGTGAATGGAAAGCAGTGCATACCTTGACAGGAGCTGTAGTACAATCACTCCGAATCGATTGTAGCGGTTTTTTCTCGTCACGATTCATACATTTATATGTAGAAGTAGACATTGATGTCATTATGTGTAAGTTTAACTGAGGAGTGGATCAACCGCAGCGTTGATCTATGCACATTAAATCATATATTCAGGAGCAAAGCAAAAGTTAAAACCGTGATTTGTGAAaggttctttttttaaattcgtgATTCGTGAAAAACTGTTCCTACAGCCACACGTCCCTGCTTATCCCACCCCTCCTGCTACGTCTCCCTATTTACCTATTTTAGGCTGTTTCGTATAACGTGTGCTATAATCATCGACGACCCTATGCCTTATTCGTGTGATTTAAGTAATAGTCTTGACATTGTGATAGGGAAATGACGGTTTTAATGATCTACAATCAAATTTAGGCGCTAATTTTAGATATACTACATAGAAATAATACAGAATAAGTCCACCCACTTGCAATCACAACACAAGGATTATAAAATTAGACTTTAAAGGACTATTGTCTCTCGCACTTTATAAATCCTTGACAATCAAATCAGTGATATTATTTTGTTGTACTTTGGAGATTCAACAGAGATCTATACGTTAATTTGAACAAAAAACAATCTCTAGTCCCACTCCTACACCCGGTCGGGGTCCTGGGCTCTATTGAGTGCGCGAGAGTGCGCCTGCCCCGCCGCCGAATCCGTAGCCTTTGGGACCGAAGTTGGCACCGTGGCATGTCTTGCAGTAAATCTCATCTATTAGAatagaaacaaacaagcaCAGGATAGTGAGTTAAGCTCGACAAGTGAGTGGACATGATTGATGATTTGCTAAACAATGTCGAGAATACGGAGTCGGAGGTTACGCGCGTGTGCTAATCATCGTTACGCGCGTGTGTAAATCAGAGTTACGCGCGTTTGCAAATCAGTGGTATGCGCGTTAGTAAATCAGCGTTACGCGCGTGGGTAAATCAGCGTTATACGCGCGTCTATAAATCAGCGTTACACGCGTGTGCAAATCAGCGTTACGCGCGTCTATAAATCAGCATTACGCGCGTATACAAATGAGCGTTACGCGCGTGTGTAAACCAGAGTTACGCGCGTGTGCAAATCAGCGTTACGCGCGTGTGTAAATCAGAGTTACGCACGTTTGCAAATCAGCGGTATGCGCGTGAGTAAATCAGCCCGAAGAAGACGGGCGCGggaaaacaaagacaaaaaggAACCGTTCCGTTCTTTCTCCGATATTTATGTGCTTGCGTCTTCTTTACGTTATCCTAATACGCCTCCGCTTCCTCGGCTAGTGTAAAAGTCTTTTAAACGTTAAAGAAAAGAACTAAAAGGTTTGAAACTATGTGTGGTCCATTAGAGTAGACAAATGATTTTTCTGTCATACTTCTAACATATTGCATATACAGTATGCAGTATATATGCACGTGGCAGTCTTCCTAACCCACGCAACCTTCGTCTGGTATCGCACCTTTGTGGACAGCGACTGTTGTGCTGTCGAGTTTCTTGTGACACTTGTAGCAGTTAAAGCAAGATTTATGCCAGTTGAATCCAGCTCCCAGGACTTGCTCGGCCGCGTATGCCCTCTTTTCACAGCGGGGGCATGGGTCGGGCTTGCACCGGCATGTGTTGTCAGGTATGTTGTTGTCAGCCATTTTCTAAGGACAagaattaaaatatatataatacgcTAAGAAATGGAAGTGTGTCCTACCTCTCACGGAGGAACAAAAGAACTAGAAAACTACAGAAACACACCATTGACAATTCTTAGCAAATTAGGGGTACCGGGAATGATTTCGACTTAAAAACGATAAGGAAAAAAGAAGCTGCAATTCAAGCGGATAGAGAGATGGCACTCACAAGCGCGCCATTTTCTAGCTCTCCACAGAAACCCAAAAGTTTTTATCTCACGGCCGAAAGCACCACTGACGTTCAGAACTTTGTGGTTTTTGAATTCACCAATAATTTATAATGCTCACAGCGTATCACTTTTTGAACACTCTTGTTTTCTACTGCACGGTAAGAAAGTCAACAAGCGAGCGCattttgtaaacaaacaaTTTAAAGCGGTTGGGGAGTAGTTTTCTTTTACAGAGTAGCATAACGATTACATAAGGGTATATATAGTCATATGGGTCATTTTTAATCTCTAAAATCTCGacatttatgaaaaaaataaattactaACTGGAAAATGCTTGTACGATTTTTATGCACTCGTTGATGCGTTGGGAAtgaagccattcaagtgcagtGAAAAAAATTTTGTCCGTCCAATCAGCCGCGAACGACTTTTCTTCACGGTGAAAAAACATCGTTCGCGCCTCTGATTTGCTAAGACCAGTGAACGATTGAAAAGTTACTGaatatgttttcagtgagtatttctcagtatgtatattAAAACTGAAAAAGACTTATGAATGGAAATTCTATATGATAACGCTTTATCTATATtctatacactctttttttataaagaacGTCagttttcagttgaggctgggccgttcttatttttgggacattttaaggctgaatatgatgttcttaaattttagtgcatatgagaatataatacccaatgaattattaggaagagagtTAATCTAataatcaatagcaataataatgtTATTActatgaacacaatttgattctgcattttagaacgcatcaggactaaaaaagaaaaaaaaaatc contains the following coding sequences:
- the LOC116601122 gene encoding cysteine and glycine-rich protein 1, producing the protein MADNNIPDNTCRCKPDPCPRCEKRAYAAEQVLGAGFNWHKSCFNCYKCHKKLDSTTVAVHKDEIYCKTCHGANFGPKGYGFGGGAGALSRTQ
- the LOC5506699 gene encoding cysteine and glycine-rich protein 1, yielding MSEGAPMRCGRCDKMCYHAEGISMAGKRWHKSCFACAEVRCRKKLESTNCCEGNGDIWCKSCYARNFGQRGYGFGLGAGTLSMDTGKYGEAPPNMAPKVWFPTKKENFELKEGICPACGNEVFEAEKVACNNNVYHKQCFACFNCKSKLESTTVNDHESGIYCPACYAKNYGALGYGYGVGAGALKLTGK